The genomic stretch CGGGGACGCGCGCTACCACGTCGATTTCGAGACCGACGACGTCGAGGCCGAGACGGCCCGGTTGATCGCGCTCGGCGCCGAGCAGGTCGACCAGTGGCTCGAGTGCCGCATCCTTCGCCTCCCGGGCGGGCAGCTGGCCTGTGTGATCCCGCGGCACAGCGACGACGAGACCTTCATGCGCCTGTCGAAGCTCTGGAACTGACGAGGCCCCGCCGGGTGGGCGGGGCCTCGATCTTGTACGGGGTGCCTTGGTCCC from Paractinoplanes brasiliensis encodes the following:
- a CDS encoding VOC family protein, producing the protein MAHRSRLSTILIDVPAAETDAAVSFWSRALGVETRQPPGEPQFTGLRGALPGLTLAIQAIDGDARYHVDFETDDVEAETARLIALGAEQVDQWLECRILRLPGGQLACVIPRHSDDETFMRLSKLWN